The Coregonus clupeaformis isolate EN_2021a chromosome 18, ASM2061545v1, whole genome shotgun sequence genome has a segment encoding these proteins:
- the coq2 gene encoding 4-hydroxybenzoate polyprenyltransferase, mitochondrial — MMLPARFTSQVILSTWRRLHHGTCYSNLPSLSSKYLNKQRKSMVSTHHPENSVFKRVFHSPRAWLLHPPTRLEATTTPCGKRLFSLSAAGIVNSAPAPVQPYLRLMRLDKPIGTWLLYLPCTWSIGLAADPGCLPHLGMLTLFGTGALLMRGAGCTINDMWDKDFDKKVARTATRPIAAGEISQMQALVFLGGQLSLALGVLLCLNYYSIALGAASLSLVVTYPLMKRITYWPQLVLGLTFNWGALLGWSAVMGSCEWSVCLPLYFSGVMWTLIYDTIYAHQDKDDDIRVGVKSTALRFQEQTKPWLSGFMVAMMSGLIVAGVNAEQTLPYYATLSTVAIHLTHQIYTLDINKPEDCWKKFVSNRNLGLLLFLGIVCGNLWKERRDTLLQND; from the exons atgatGCTCCCTGCCAGATTCACTTCTCAGGTCATTCTGAGCACCTGGAGGAGGCTTCACCATGGAACCTGCTACTCCAACCTCCCTAGCCTCTCCAGCAAATACCTGAACAAGCAGAGGAAATCCATGGTCTCTACCCACCACCCAGAAAATAGTGTTTTTAAACGAGTCTTCCACAGCCCGCGAGCATGGTTGTTACATCCACCAACCAGACTGGAAGCCACCACCACGCCCTGTGGGAAAAGACTGTTCAGCCTGTCAGCGGCTGGGATTGTAAACTCTGCCCCAGCGCCCGTGCAACCCTACCTCAGATTAATGAGACTTGACAAACCAATCG GAACATGGTTGTTGTACCTGCCTTGCACTTGGAGCATCGGCCTGGCTGCAGACCCAGGCTGCCTCCCACATCTGGGCATGCTCACGTTATTCGGCACTGGGGCCCTGCTGATGAGAGGGGCTGGCTGCACCATCAATGACATGTGGGACAAGGACTTTGACAAGAAG gtTGCCAGGACAGCTACTCGGCCAATTGCTGCAGGGGAGATCTCTCAGATGCAGGCCCTAGTCTTCTTGGGAGGTCAGCTTTCTCTGGCACTGGGGGTCCTGCTTTGCCTCAATTATTACAG TATAGCTCTTGGAGCTGCTTCCCTATCTCTGGTAGTCACATATCCACTAATGAAGAGGATCACCTACTGGCCACAGCTTGTATTGG GACTGACCTTCAATTGGGGAGCACTGCTTGGATGGTCAGCGGTCATGGGCTCCTGTGAGTGGTCGGTGTGCCTACCTCTGTATTTCTCAGGAGTGATGTGGACATTAATTTATGACACCATCTATGCCCATCAG GACAAAGATGACGACATCAGGGTAGGGGTCAAGTCTACAGCATTGAGGTTCCAGGAGCAGACCAAGCCGTGGCTCAGTGGGTTCATGGTGGCCATGATGTCAGGGCTGATTGTGGCTGGGGTCAATGCAGAACAGACTCTGCCTTACTACGCAACACTGTCCACCGTGGCTATTCACCTCACACATCAG ATTTACACATTGGACATCAACAAACCAGAGGACTGCTGGAAGAAATTTGTTTCAAACAGAAACCTTGGACTACTCCTGTTCTTAGGAATAGTCTGTGGAAACTTGTGGAAAGAAAGAAGAGACACTTTATTGCAAAATGATTAA